One Curtobacterium sp. MCLR17_007 DNA window includes the following coding sequences:
- a CDS encoding non-ribosomal peptide synthetase yields the protein MHREGDPHVLISSGPRADTTPPARPSSTSTGPLSDHRGAAVPETSLLAGLSDVAARLPDALAVTDEHLSLTHGELDRVTRAAGMLFDQRLTPDDHSGLGVDVPQGGASVPVGVLVTHGVGSVLSLLGLVRAGRTIVALDPFLPEARLRHVMSLAGIVDVVADQAHAAQAATLVADRGTVLPFGPLVAEARAIAAADGPIAPVAAAAERSGRDPLVIIFTSGSTGAPKGVVMTHRQAMADTVAEREVFRFVPEDRLASVLPHGFSAGFSLVLSGLLAGASMHVADPRRTGVDGLATWIRDAGLTTLHTTPHLVRSVVSALDPADDRLRGLRMVATVGEAVTGPDLAALRPLLGPTTSFCNWTGSSETNVYAVNEIRSTDPVPERSIPSGRIVAGKRIVLRRPDGSIADVGESGEIVCISDAMTSGYWGAPETTATRAGVADDGTPSWAVGDLGRFDEDGRITLLGRADDAVKVRGYLVEPSEVESALRTVDTVQEAAVVAVKAPPAPTRLVAYVVTKRGRRSASPAAIRKALRDLLPDYMVPTAIVPMAALPRNERGKVDRAALPEAPSLAMTLGEGGTALPDADTYDQWQLAVAQIWSEVLGLPSVGPLQLPAVGLDNDFAALGGDSLSAEEMLALVNDRLGVDLPSTDLLESPTVRTFAARARLGAAAVPSHPDVMTLADGAGAEAAPLFCVAGAGALGLTWAPLSRRLGDRAVYAFQQHGLERRSVPDWSIPAMAKRYIELMRVVQPRGPYTIAGHSFGGLVALEMAAVLTAAGQTVHRVVLVDTYLPEQTAEQVDVVEFGELDLEPGSAPRSGLRRRVTDRTAFVRERVLAPFGQIGRRARAYGAGMFRWQGQQQFRAFFDHAVVVSRRYRPPVYEGAVTLVVADGNDSGASRWAPFLVGGADEVRMHSEHSSVLREPYVGELAEALREQLG from the coding sequence ATGCACCGTGAAGGGGACCCCCACGTGCTCATCTCCTCCGGACCCCGAGCCGACACGACGCCGCCCGCGCGGCCGTCGAGCACGTCGACGGGTCCACTGTCCGACCACCGTGGCGCCGCCGTGCCCGAGACGTCGCTCCTGGCGGGGCTCTCGGACGTCGCCGCGCGGCTGCCGGACGCCCTCGCGGTGACGGACGAGCACCTCTCCCTGACCCACGGCGAGCTCGACCGGGTGACGCGCGCCGCCGGCATGCTGTTCGACCAGCGGCTGACGCCGGACGACCACAGCGGACTCGGTGTCGACGTGCCCCAGGGTGGTGCGTCCGTGCCGGTCGGTGTGCTCGTGACGCACGGCGTCGGGTCGGTCCTGTCCCTGCTCGGTCTGGTCCGTGCCGGGCGCACCATCGTCGCGCTCGACCCCTTCCTGCCCGAGGCGCGACTGCGCCACGTCATGAGCCTGGCCGGCATCGTCGACGTGGTCGCGGACCAGGCGCACGCGGCGCAGGCCGCGACCCTCGTGGCGGACCGGGGCACGGTCCTCCCGTTCGGTCCCCTCGTCGCCGAGGCGCGCGCGATCGCCGCGGCAGACGGACCGATCGCGCCGGTCGCCGCGGCGGCCGAGCGGAGCGGGCGCGACCCGCTCGTGATCATCTTCACCTCCGGCTCGACCGGCGCACCGAAGGGCGTCGTGATGACGCACCGTCAGGCGATGGCCGACACCGTCGCCGAGCGCGAGGTCTTCCGCTTCGTGCCCGAGGACCGCCTGGCGTCGGTCCTGCCGCACGGGTTCTCCGCGGGTTTCTCCCTCGTGCTGTCCGGACTGCTCGCCGGCGCCTCGATGCACGTCGCCGACCCGCGGCGGACCGGTGTCGACGGCCTGGCCACGTGGATCCGCGACGCCGGTCTGACCACCTTGCACACCACGCCGCACCTGGTCCGTTCGGTGGTCAGTGCGCTCGACCCCGCCGACGACCGGCTGCGCGGGCTGCGCATGGTGGCGACCGTGGGCGAGGCCGTGACGGGGCCGGACCTGGCCGCACTCCGTCCCCTGCTCGGACCGACCACCTCGTTCTGCAACTGGACCGGGTCGAGCGAGACCAACGTCTACGCCGTCAACGAGATCCGCAGCACCGACCCGGTGCCCGAGCGGAGCATCCCCTCCGGCCGCATCGTCGCGGGCAAACGGATCGTCCTCCGACGACCGGACGGCAGCATCGCCGACGTCGGCGAGTCGGGCGAGATCGTCTGCATCTCGGACGCGATGACCAGCGGCTACTGGGGTGCGCCGGAGACCACGGCGACCCGTGCAGGTGTCGCCGACGACGGCACGCCGTCGTGGGCGGTCGGCGACCTGGGCCGGTTCGACGAGGACGGCCGGATCACGCTGCTCGGCCGCGCCGACGACGCCGTCAAGGTCCGCGGCTACCTGGTCGAGCCGAGCGAGGTCGAGTCGGCGCTGCGCACGGTCGACACCGTGCAGGAGGCGGCCGTGGTCGCGGTCAAGGCCCCGCCGGCACCGACCCGCCTCGTCGCCTACGTCGTGACCAAGCGCGGACGCCGCTCGGCGTCGCCCGCCGCGATCCGCAAGGCCCTCCGCGACCTGCTGCCGGACTACATGGTCCCGACCGCGATCGTGCCGATGGCCGCGCTGCCGCGCAACGAGCGCGGCAAGGTCGACCGCGCGGCGCTGCCCGAGGCCCCGTCGCTGGCGATGACGCTCGGCGAGGGCGGTACGGCACTGCCCGACGCCGACACCTACGACCAGTGGCAGCTCGCCGTCGCGCAGATCTGGTCCGAGGTCCTCGGGCTCCCCTCGGTGGGGCCGCTGCAGCTGCCGGCCGTCGGACTCGACAACGACTTCGCGGCACTCGGCGGTGACTCGCTCTCCGCCGAGGAGATGCTCGCACTGGTCAACGACCGGCTCGGTGTCGACCTGCCGTCGACGGACCTGCTCGAGTCGCCGACGGTGCGGACCTTCGCGGCCCGGGCCCGTCTCGGCGCCGCCGCGGTCCCGAGCCACCCGGACGTGATGACCCTGGCCGACGGGGCGGGCGCCGAGGCGGCGCCGCTGTTCTGCGTCGCCGGCGCCGGTGCCCTCGGGCTCACCTGGGCACCGCTGTCCCGACGCCTGGGCGACCGCGCCGTCTACGCCTTCCAGCAGCACGGCCTCGAGCGACGCTCGGTGCCGGACTGGAGCATCCCGGCGATGGCCAAGCGCTACATCGAGCTGATGCGCGTCGTGCAGCCCCGCGGCCCGTACACGATCGCCGGGCACTCGTTCGGCGGCCTCGTCGCACTCGAGATGGCGGCGGTCCTGACCGCGGCCGGACAGACCGTGCACCGCGTCGTCCTCGTGGACACGTACCTGCCGGAGCAGACCGCTGAGCAGGTGGACGTCGTCGAGTTCGGCGAGTTGGACCTGGAGCCGGGCTCGGCACCGCGGTCGGGACTGCGTCGGCGTGTGACGGACCGGACCGCGTTCGTGCGGGAGCGGGTGCTCGCGCCGTTCGGGCAGATCGGTCGCCGTGCCCGCGCGTACGGCGCCGGGATGTTCCGCTGGCAGGGGCAGCAGCAGTTCCGCGCGTTCTTCGACCACGCGGTCGTCGTGTCGCGCCGGTACCGCCCGCCGGTGTACGAGGGCGCGGTGACGCTCGTGGTCGCGGACGGCAACGACTCCGGCGCGAGTCGGTGGGCCCCGTTCCTGGTCGGCGGCGCGGACGAGGTGCGCATGCACAGCGAGCACAGCTCGGTGCTGCGCGAGCCCTACGTCGGCGAACTGGCCGAGGCGCTCCGCGAGCAGCTGGGCTGA